The following proteins come from a genomic window of Paramicrobacterium humi:
- a CDS encoding M20/M25/M40 family metallo-hydrolase: MDQDQALAELTELTELGNRFHGGYGIGKAAKWLVDRLNAVGLTASRMPVALPGWHPGATATVTVTHPWEEKLVCWPMLWSNGTRGPVTGRVVFLGNQGIWGDSQLWKRLSVVDDQGSVLAFLHVRDKGPAAPQPLPSGSDSTVPHLSISQWDGAAIIDRIKQGETVQVEVNADCRTTSDMTSDNVTVTIPGSGTGRVLVCAHYDTFWNTPGAYDNGSGTIALLNLARDLSANQPQRTVDLAFFTGEEWHLGGSRRYVDEVGSERLQELDFVLNIDGLGDSDHIELASGPEEFEQLVYSKIRASVERTRASTTVATRFPPTKGTDDMSFAVQGVPTAFLTFNNWHKLHQPDDTPNAGIARNIAWSVPVVRDLIETLDRPDRLSHVDFL; the protein is encoded by the coding sequence ATGGATCAGGATCAGGCGCTTGCCGAACTCACGGAACTGACAGAGCTCGGCAATAGGTTCCACGGCGGCTACGGGATTGGGAAAGCAGCAAAGTGGCTCGTAGACCGTTTAAACGCGGTCGGCCTCACCGCGTCGCGCATGCCGGTGGCGCTTCCCGGATGGCACCCCGGAGCGACGGCTACTGTCACGGTCACCCATCCTTGGGAAGAAAAACTTGTGTGCTGGCCCATGCTCTGGAGCAACGGCACACGAGGACCGGTAACGGGACGCGTCGTATTCCTAGGCAATCAGGGAATATGGGGAGATTCGCAGCTGTGGAAGCGCCTATCGGTCGTCGACGATCAAGGGAGCGTTCTTGCGTTCCTCCACGTCCGTGACAAAGGCCCCGCAGCACCGCAGCCCTTACCCTCCGGGTCCGACAGTACGGTGCCTCACCTCTCGATCTCCCAATGGGACGGGGCGGCCATCATCGACCGCATCAAACAAGGCGAGACCGTACAGGTTGAGGTCAACGCTGACTGTCGCACAACATCTGACATGACCAGCGACAATGTCACCGTCACAATCCCCGGCTCGGGAACGGGCCGTGTTCTCGTGTGCGCCCACTACGACACTTTCTGGAATACTCCCGGCGCCTACGACAACGGAAGCGGCACAATTGCACTCCTCAACCTGGCACGGGATCTGTCAGCTAACCAACCCCAAAGAACCGTAGACCTCGCCTTCTTCACGGGCGAGGAGTGGCACCTGGGTGGTTCACGTCGGTATGTCGATGAAGTGGGATCAGAACGCCTGCAGGAGCTCGATTTCGTGCTGAACATCGATGGCCTCGGTGACAGTGACCATATCGAGTTGGCGAGCGGACCGGAAGAGTTCGAACAGCTTGTTTACTCGAAGATTCGAGCGAGTGTGGAACGAACCAGAGCCTCGACGACAGTAGCAACGCGTTTCCCACCGACAAAGGGCACTGACGATATGTCCTTTGCCGTTCAAGGGGTGCCAACTGCGTTTCTGACCTTCAATAACTGGCACAAACTCCACCAGCCAGATGACACTCCTAACGCGGGAATAGCACGGAACATCGCGTGGAGCGTGCCCGTCGTACGCGATCTGATCGAAACGCTAGATCGCCCTGACCGGCTTTCGCACGTCGACTTTCTCTAA
- a CDS encoding carbohydrate ABC transporter permease produces the protein MSVSQWHGLAQDLAPTDNISKNYVDLFANTRFQSGMRNMVIFTVLFLAVTSLVGLGLALLVNQVVIAKGFFRTLFLFPYSLSFVVTGVAWRWVFNPEGGVNVLFNAIGVDDALRAVGIDDFGPRWLSDPQVFFAVNDAVAKIIPPFGAVQTQFGIPAALIPVVIAACWQFGGFAMAMYLAGLGSIPGEVIEASKVDGASAWQTLRHITLPFLKPITVSLLVILGFTALKIFDLVYVMSGTGPGFATDVPGIFIYQEMFRALNYNTAATAAIVLLVLIAIIVVPYLTRTYRKAGSDV, from the coding sequence GTGTCGGTCTCGCAGTGGCATGGCTTAGCGCAAGATCTGGCACCGACGGACAATATCAGCAAGAACTACGTGGATCTATTCGCCAACACCCGTTTCCAAAGCGGCATGCGAAACATGGTCATCTTCACAGTCCTCTTCCTTGCCGTAACCAGCTTGGTCGGACTTGGCTTGGCGCTACTCGTGAACCAGGTGGTCATCGCGAAGGGCTTCTTCCGAACGCTCTTCCTGTTCCCCTATTCGCTGTCGTTCGTAGTGACGGGCGTGGCTTGGCGCTGGGTCTTCAACCCCGAAGGAGGGGTGAACGTGCTGTTCAACGCCATCGGCGTCGACGACGCGCTTCGCGCAGTCGGGATCGATGACTTTGGGCCGCGATGGCTGAGCGATCCCCAGGTGTTCTTCGCCGTGAACGACGCGGTAGCCAAGATAATCCCCCCTTTTGGTGCTGTGCAGACACAGTTCGGAATTCCGGCGGCGTTGATCCCGGTAGTCATCGCGGCATGTTGGCAGTTCGGAGGCTTTGCGATGGCTATGTATCTCGCTGGACTCGGATCAATCCCGGGCGAGGTGATCGAAGCAAGCAAGGTTGACGGTGCGTCCGCCTGGCAAACGCTGCGGCACATTACATTGCCGTTCCTTAAGCCGATCACGGTTTCCCTACTCGTCATCCTCGGTTTTACAGCTCTCAAGATCTTCGACCTCGTCTACGTGATGAGTGGGACCGGCCCTGGGTTCGCCACCGATGTGCCCGGCATCTTCATCTACCAGGAGATGTTCCGCGCTCTGAATTACAACACCGCTGCAACCGCCGCGATCGTGCTTCTCGTACTGATAGCAATCATCGTCGTGCCATACCTGACGCGCACATACCGGAAGGCGGGCAGTGATGTCTGA
- a CDS encoding aminopeptidase P family N-terminal domain-containing protein — protein sequence MAQLTHLPIPNVVVGTRPGLIPVETYAARIAAAQELFDAHEIDALIVYGDRESFADLCYLTGLDPRFEEAIFVLQSTGLGTLLLGNENLHQEPASLLSTKIVLWQALSPAGQKRDQPASLPAILREAGVEPGIRVGVAGGKAMNVGYVEDIQHAIMAPAYLVDTLRQLVGSTGDVVNAQALFTDPRAGLRTSSTAEEIVRFEYAASITAQSVQRAMAAIAVGVPEYVVADELRDAGLPHSCHAMMQFGPRQGLYSATGNTASLGDAFTIAFGLRGGLTCRAGAVAASADDLTGENANTFDPLIRNYFDVVSTWWESVQVDRTTGAVFEDVDRVRDETVFEFSLNPGHHLHLEEWTNSAFEAGSDVPLRSGSLLQCDVIPVVPRKNQYVNIEDGIALADGELRTELSAGFPEFWERIERRREFLRNNIGVNVHESVLPLSDIALWHAPYALNPTQALTR from the coding sequence ATGGCGCAGTTGACACATCTTCCGATTCCCAATGTGGTTGTCGGAACGCGGCCGGGGCTCATCCCGGTTGAAACCTATGCGGCACGTATTGCAGCTGCTCAGGAGCTCTTCGACGCGCACGAAATTGATGCGCTCATCGTCTATGGTGACCGGGAGAGCTTTGCCGACCTTTGCTATCTAACAGGGCTTGATCCAAGGTTCGAGGAAGCGATCTTCGTCCTCCAAAGCACGGGACTCGGCACGTTGCTCTTGGGTAACGAGAACCTTCACCAAGAGCCGGCCTCGCTCCTGAGCACCAAGATCGTGCTGTGGCAAGCCCTCAGCCCCGCAGGACAGAAGCGTGACCAGCCAGCCTCGCTGCCTGCGATCCTGCGCGAGGCGGGCGTTGAGCCTGGCATTCGCGTGGGCGTCGCAGGTGGTAAGGCGATGAATGTCGGCTATGTCGAAGACATCCAGCATGCGATCATGGCACCTGCCTACCTCGTCGACACTCTGCGTCAACTGGTCGGATCGACAGGTGACGTCGTGAACGCACAGGCTCTGTTCACCGATCCTCGAGCAGGTCTCCGCACAAGCTCGACAGCGGAAGAGATCGTGCGATTCGAATATGCGGCATCTATCACCGCGCAATCGGTGCAGCGCGCAATGGCAGCAATAGCCGTAGGCGTTCCGGAATATGTCGTCGCAGACGAACTGCGTGATGCAGGGCTACCGCACAGTTGCCACGCCATGATGCAGTTCGGTCCCCGCCAGGGGCTCTACAGTGCAACTGGGAACACGGCTTCGCTTGGAGATGCTTTCACGATCGCTTTCGGCTTGCGAGGCGGGCTCACCTGCCGAGCCGGTGCGGTGGCAGCAAGCGCTGACGATCTCACGGGCGAGAACGCAAACACGTTCGACCCTCTTATCCGGAACTACTTCGATGTCGTCAGCACATGGTGGGAGTCGGTCCAAGTTGACCGCACTACTGGAGCGGTATTCGAAGATGTGGATCGCGTACGTGACGAAACGGTTTTCGAGTTCTCATTGAATCCCGGCCACCACCTCCATCTCGAGGAATGGACGAACTCCGCCTTCGAAGCAGGAAGCGATGTGCCACTCAGATCTGGTTCATTGCTGCAGTGCGACGTGATTCCAGTCGTGCCGCGCAAGAACCAATACGTAAACATCGAAGACGGAATCGCTCTTGCAGACGGTGAGCTTCGCACCGAACTCTCCGCCGGGTTTCCCGAGTTCTGGGAGCGGATCGAACGGCGACGCGAGTTCCTGCGCAACAACATCGGAGTGAACGTGCATGAGTCCGTCCTGCCGCTCAGCGACATTGCGCTCTGGCACGCACCATACGCACTAAACCCCACGCAGGCGCTCACGCGATAG
- a CDS encoding carbohydrate ABC transporter permease, which yields MSETLQTVVPSQRLRSPERLHEKGRWQADRGKKIATLVVLALAAVFVVLPLYVVLTNAFKTTEDAQLSQMWLLPPEFSLSGMSQAWTQLRGSLGNSIILVIPATLISVGIGSINGYVLAKFPPKYANGTMIFMLLGMFIPYQVILVPLVQTLNFIGLYGNILGLILTHIVYGIPITTLIFKNYYATVPDEIIEAASMDGSGFWSTFWRVIIPISIPGFVVGIIFQFTSIWNEFLFALVIVPNPGSQPITVALNNLSGTFSVQWNVIMAGAILTALPTAIVYFLLGKYFVNGLMAGSIK from the coding sequence ATGTCTGAGACCTTGCAAACCGTCGTCCCTTCACAGCGGCTCCGGTCTCCAGAACGGTTGCATGAAAAGGGTCGCTGGCAGGCGGACAGAGGCAAGAAGATTGCCACCCTCGTCGTGTTGGCGCTTGCCGCGGTGTTCGTCGTGCTTCCGCTCTATGTGGTGCTCACCAACGCGTTCAAGACGACTGAGGATGCGCAACTGAGCCAAATGTGGCTGTTGCCGCCCGAGTTCAGTCTGAGCGGGATGAGCCAGGCATGGACTCAGTTGCGCGGCAGCCTTGGCAACAGCATCATCCTCGTGATTCCTGCAACCCTCATCTCGGTGGGCATCGGGTCAATCAACGGGTATGTTCTGGCCAAGTTCCCGCCGAAGTACGCGAACGGCACGATGATCTTCATGCTTCTCGGGATGTTTATCCCATATCAAGTGATCCTTGTTCCGCTGGTTCAGACGCTGAACTTCATCGGACTGTACGGAAACATCCTCGGCCTCATCCTCACTCACATTGTGTACGGAATTCCCATCACAACGCTGATCTTCAAGAACTACTACGCGACGGTGCCGGATGAAATCATCGAAGCCGCGTCGATGGATGGGTCGGGGTTCTGGTCGACCTTCTGGCGAGTAATCATCCCAATCTCCATCCCAGGTTTCGTCGTGGGGATCATCTTCCAATTCACGAGCATTTGGAACGAGTTCCTTTTCGCCCTTGTCATCGTGCCGAACCCCGGGTCGCAGCCGATCACCGTGGCACTCAACAACCTATCGGGCACGTTCTCCGTGCAGTGGAACGTGATCATGGCAGGCGCAATCCTCACAGCACTGCCCACAGCGATCGTGTACTTCCTGCTCGGCAAATACTTCGTCAACGGGCTAATGGCGGGATCTATCAAATGA